In a single window of the Nymphalis io chromosome 20, ilAglIoxx1.1, whole genome shotgun sequence genome:
- the LOC126776501 gene encoding F-box/LRR-repeat protein 7, whose product MSSGSCSGPGVCGGARRRPPPPPEPALSLAADLSELSLDQGYHTLADCGPPRRRRDNTLSDALWLKILSYLEVSDLCRMSRVCRRWSRFVARLTVRPEPWRRVRAAGPLEIAARCAGARAGSCVSAVREWRSKTCAVTVAGAQLLAATFRNLTHLALTSSNTMDARALAPLITDLVDLRHIDLTGCPNVDWPEWAWLESRLSTRRPPIEYIDLTDCSAVSDAGLCALLHTCPSLQYLYLRRCTLVTDAGVRWIPSYCALKELSVSDCIGVTDFGLYELAKLGPALRYLSVAKCSQVSDSGISTLARRCYKLRYLNARGCGALGDDGVEAIGRGCSRLRALDLGATDVSEAGLQILARCCPNLKKLALRGCELIGDDGLEAVAYYCRGLTQLNIQDTPVTLRGYRAVKKYCKRCVIEHTNPGFC is encoded by the exons ATGTCAAGCGGGAGTTGCTCTGGGCCGGGTGTGTGTGGAGGGGCCAGAAGACGGCCACCTCCTCCTCCCGAGCCAGCACTCTCCCTCGCTGCTGACCTCAGCGAGCTGAGCTTGGACCAAGGCTACCACACATTGGCCGACTGTGGTCCACCAAGAAGACGTCGTGATAACACGCTGTCCGATGCTTTGTGGCTAAAGATATTATCGTATCTTGAG GTGTCAGACTTATGTCGAATGTCACGGGTATGTAGGAGATGGTCAAGATTCGTGGCCAGGTTAACAGTAAGGCCAGAGCCATGGAGAAGAGTAAGAGCCGCGGGTCCTTTAGAAATAGCTGCTCGATGTGCGGGGGCCAGAGCAGGATCCTGCGTTAGCGCTGTCAGGGAGTGGCGATCGAAGACCTGTGCG gTGACCGTTGCTGGTGCCCAACTATTGGCAGCTACGTTCAGAAACTTGACGCATTTGGCGTTAACCAGCTCCAATACAATGGACGCAAGAGCATTAGCACCTCTGATCACAGATTTAGTAGATCTAAGGCACATCGATCTAACGG GTTGTCCAAACGTGGACTGGCCAGAGTGGGCGTGGCTTGAAAGCCGGTTATCCACGAGAAGACCCCCCATAGAATACATCGACCTAACTGACTGCAGTGCGGTCTCTGATGCTGGTCTATGTGCCTTACTGCACACCTGTCCGTCATTACAATATCTCTACCTCAGGAGATGTACTCTAGTCACAG acGCAGGCGTTAGATGGATACCTTCGTATTGCGCACTCAAGGAGTTGAGTGTGTCTGACTGTATCGGAGTCACGGACTTTGGTCTATACGAGCTAGCGAAATTGGGACCTGCGTTGCGGTATCTCTCGGTCGCTAAATGCTCACAG gTCTCCGATTCGGGTATAAGCACATTAGCAAGGCGTTGTTATAAGCTCCGATATCTGAATGCGAGAGGTTGCGGTGCGCTTGGTGATGACGGCGTTGAAGCTATCGGACGAGGGTGCTCGAGGTTAAGAGCTCTTGATCTTGGTGCCACTGATGTTTCTGAAGCTGGTTTACAG ataCTTGCTCGATGCTGTCCAAATCTAAAGAAATTGGCTTTAAGAGGCTGCGAATTGATAGGTGATGACGGTCTTGAAGCAGTTGCATATTACTGTAGAGGCCTTACGCAATTGAACATTCAAGATACGCCAGTCACATTACGAGGTTACAGAGCGGTGAAGAAGTACTGTAAGAGATGTGTTATTGAACATACAAATCCAGGATTCTGTTGA